The genomic region ACCGGATAGAGTGCCGCCCGGCGGGTCCCGTACGCAGCGCCCGGAAGTGGTGCCGTCACGCGCTCACCAGCACAGGGAAAATCCCTACCAGACACGAGGCGCATACATTGCCGGTCAAAGTGAGTGTCGTCATCCCGGTGTACAACTCGGGAAAGTACATAGACCCGTGCATTGAATCCCTGTTGCAGCAGACCCTCCCCGCGGACGAATTCGAAGTCCTCTTCATCGACGACGGTTCGACGGACGACACTCCCGCCAGACTGGAAAAGCTGGCCGCCGAGCATCCGCATTTCCGGGTGAAAACCATACCCAATTCGGGATGGCCGGGTAAGCCGAGGAACATCGGTGTGGCCGAAGCCCGGGGCGAGTACGTCCAGTTCGTCGACCACGACGACCATCTCGGCCGGGACGCCCTGCGGCGCATGTACGCCATGGGGCACCGCAACGGCTCGGACATCGTGATCGGCAAGGTGGCCAGCGATTTCCGCGGAGTTCCGCACGGCATCTTCCGTACCGACCGGGAGAAGTGCACGCTGGAAACCGCGCCGCTCCACGACAGTCTCACCGCGCACAAGATGTTCCGGACGGATTTCCTCCGCGACAACAAGATCGCTTACCCGGAGGGCCGGCGCAGGCTGGAGGACCAGCTCTACATGATGCAGGCGTATTTCCCGGCCGAGACCGTATCCATTCTCGGCTCGTACACCTGCTACTACTACTCGAAGCGCGACGACGGAAACAACTCGGGTTCCACGAGAATCGTCCCTTCCGGGTACTACGGGAATCTGCGTGAGGTGCTGGAGGTCGTCGGGACCCGGACCGAACCGGGCGCCTTCCAGGACCGGTTGCTCCGGCGCTTCTACCGGGTCGAGATGCTGGGCCGCCTCAGCGAGCCCGCCGTCCTCGGCTACGACGCCGCCTTCCTCGACGAGATGGTGGACGCGGTCCGCCCGCTGGCCACCGGGTTCATGGGCGACGGGGTGCACGAGGGTCTCGGCGCGGTCAACCGCCTCCGTTCCACGCTGCTGCGCGACGACGACCGGCAGGGTCTGGTGAAGCTCGCCCGGCAGGCGGCCACCGTGAAGAGCGCCGCGCGCCTGGAGGACATCGCCTGGCAGCCCGGCGGCCTGCTCACCGTCACCCTCAGCGCCCGCCTCACCGTGGGCAAGGACAAGGCGCCGCTCGCGCTGCTCCGTTCCGACGACCGGATCCTGCTCCACCCCGCCCTCACCGCGGACCCGCTGCCCGACGGTGAACGGCCCGACGCCGACCTGCCCGACGCCGGCCTGCCCACCGGTGAACCGCTCGACGTCACCGGCGAGATCAAGGCGTTCAAGGCCGAAGTCGCCCTGCGCGACCGGGAGACGGCCGTCGAGTGGCCGTGCCCGGTGACGTTCACCGCAGCCGCCGAGGACCTGGGCGACGGACGCTGCCAGGTCATCCTGCGCGGCACCGCCCAACTGCCCGCCGACGCCTTCCGGGACCGCGGCCCGCTCCCCCGCGGCTTCTGGGACGTCTGGGTCACGGTGCGCGGGCTGGGCCTGGTCCGCAAGGTCAGGCTCGGCGCCGACCGGCACGCGCGGGTCGACGCGGCGGTCCGGCCCGCGCTGCTCGGCTCTCCGGCCCGCCCGGTGATCCCGTACTTCACGCACCCGCACAGCAACCTCACGCTCGACGTGGGGCGCCGCGGCAAGAAGCTGGGACGGGCGCTGGCGGCCCACCCGGTGCTCCGAATGCCCGGCCGCTCCGCCGAGCTGCGGCTCGGCGTCTTCGCCCCGGATCCGGCCACGGCCACCACGGCGGAGCTGGTGCTGAGTTCCGACAGCGGGGCCGGGCACTTCCTGCCGGTCGGTCTCCGGCCGGTCCTGGGCCGCTTCCATCTCGCGCTGCCCGCCCGCGCCCCCGGCGTCCCGGCCGGGAGCTGGCAGCTCGGTGTCCGGCTGGACGGCGCGAAGGGGCCCGAACTGCCCCTGTGCGACGTCACCGTCACGGAGAACGGCCGACTGCGGCCCGACGACAGCGTGCCGTACGCCGACCGCGGGGAGATCCGCGCGATGATCGTCCGGCGGCGCCGGACGGCACTGCGGAACGGACTCAGGACGCTCGGCGGCCCACTGGTCCGCCGGCTTCCCCCGGCGGCCCGCAAGAGGGTCCGCCGGCTCGCCGCGAAGCTGGGTGGCTGACCACCCGTGCGGGCCACGGCAGAGGCCTCGGTGAACGCAGAAAAGGACGTGATCGAAATGCGGCAGCTCGCCATCGAGGGAGCCTGGGTGCACGAGCCGAAGGTCTTCCCGGACAGCCGCGGCAGTTTCCACGAGTGGTTCAAGGAGCCGGACCTGGCCGAGGCTGCCGGTCACGGGCTGCGGCTGGCCCAGGCCAACTGCTCGGTGTCCCGCCGGGGCACCCTGCGGGGTATCCACTTCGCCGACGTACCGCCGAGCCAGGCCAAGTACGTCAAGTGTGTGCGCGGCGCCGTTCTCGACGTCGTGGTGGACATCCGGGTCGGCTCACCGACGTACAAGCAGTGGGAAGCCGTACGTCTCGACGATGTGGACCACCGCTCCGTCTACCTCTCGGAGGGGCTGGGCCACGCGCTGCTCGCGCTGACCGACGACGCCACGGTGATCTACCTCTGCTCCACCGGGTACGCCCCCCAGCGCGAGCACGGCATCCACCCGCTCGACCCGGAGCTGGCCATCGACTGGCCGGCGGGCCTCACCCCGCTGCTCTCCGAGAAGGACGCGGCGGCCCCGACGCTCGCCGAGGCCGAGGCGAGCGGCCTGCTGCCGTCCTACGCGGACTGCGTCGCGTACGCCGCGAAGCTGCGCGGCTGAACAACGGCCCCGGCCGGGCACCCGCCCGGCCGGTGAGCTGCTCAGCCCGTGACCCGCTCGATGCTCCGGCGCAGCCCGGTGAAGGCGGCGCGTGAGCGGTTGAGGTTACGGGCCCGGACCAGGCCGGGCCAGAAGTCCGCGCCGAGCAGCGCCTGCGGTGCCACCGCGCGCTTGCGGGTCATGACCTCGTCGGGGACGTCCTGCGGGTCCGCGGTGACGTACTCCGCCAGGATGGATTCGTACTTCTCCTTCAGCACGGTGCTGCCCGGATCCGCGCCGAAGACGGCGAGCACGCCGGTCGGCGCGGTGTCCACCTCGACGACCAGCAGGTCCGGGCGGAAACGCCGCAGCACGGTGGCGACCTTGTACACGTCGCCCGTCCACTCCCTGGTGTGCCGGTCGCGGGCCGCCTCGTCGACATTGCGCGGCAGCATGTCGTCGAGCACGATCACGCTGTTCCAGCGCGCGTGCTTCTCGACGTTCATGAAGTCCCGCAGCGCGAACTCGAAAAGGTGCATGCCGTCGATGAACGACAGCTCCAGTTTCGGATCGCCGCCGAGCATCTGGAGGGGGTCCCGGCGGGCGAGCGCACGGAAGGGATTGCGGCCGGGCCGCAGATGCAGCAGCGGATCCTTGCGGGCGAAGAAATCGTCGCTCGTCGCCTTGACCAGATGGACGTCGCAACTGATCGATGTCACGACCTTGAATGCCGGGTCGACGGCCACAGAAGGGACCCGGGATATCGCCAGGCTGCGCCCGTCATTGACCCCGATCTCCAGATAGTTCCGGGGCCGGTATACGCGATGGAGGCCGCGCAGGAATTCATGACGGTTCACAAGGAGCGCCTTTCGTCGGAAAGCAACTGGTCCGATCTCCGGCGAAGTTACCCCATCGGCAAGGGGCCTGTGAATGCGCAGCGATTTATTTAAACCGCTATTTGCCAGGGATCAGGACCGCTCGGTGGCGACCAGTGACGGGAACGCCTCGCCGAGTGCGAGCCGCCAGTCACGCACCGGCTCGATTCCCGCCGCCGCCCAGCGGTCGTGTCCCAGCACGCTGTACGCGGGCCGCGGCGCCGGCCGTACGAAGGCCTCGCTGGTGGTGGGGCGCACCCGGTCCGGATCGGCGTCCAGCAGCCGGAAGATCTCCCGGGTGAGGCCGAACCAGGTCGTCGCGCCGCCGCTGGTGCCGTGGTAGACACCGGCGGGCGCGGTG from Streptomyces sp. NBC_01267 harbors:
- a CDS encoding glycosyltransferase family 2 protein codes for the protein MSVVIPVYNSGKYIDPCIESLLQQTLPADEFEVLFIDDGSTDDTPARLEKLAAEHPHFRVKTIPNSGWPGKPRNIGVAEARGEYVQFVDHDDHLGRDALRRMYAMGHRNGSDIVIGKVASDFRGVPHGIFRTDREKCTLETAPLHDSLTAHKMFRTDFLRDNKIAYPEGRRRLEDQLYMMQAYFPAETVSILGSYTCYYYSKRDDGNNSGSTRIVPSGYYGNLREVLEVVGTRTEPGAFQDRLLRRFYRVEMLGRLSEPAVLGYDAAFLDEMVDAVRPLATGFMGDGVHEGLGAVNRLRSTLLRDDDRQGLVKLARQAATVKSAARLEDIAWQPGGLLTVTLSARLTVGKDKAPLALLRSDDRILLHPALTADPLPDGERPDADLPDAGLPTGEPLDVTGEIKAFKAEVALRDRETAVEWPCPVTFTAAAEDLGDGRCQVILRGTAQLPADAFRDRGPLPRGFWDVWVTVRGLGLVRKVRLGADRHARVDAAVRPALLGSPARPVIPYFTHPHSNLTLDVGRRGKKLGRALAAHPVLRMPGRSAELRLGVFAPDPATATTAELVLSSDSGAGHFLPVGLRPVLGRFHLALPARAPGVPAGSWQLGVRLDGAKGPELPLCDVTVTENGRLRPDDSVPYADRGEIRAMIVRRRRTALRNGLRTLGGPLVRRLPPAARKRVRRLAAKLGG
- the rfbC gene encoding dTDP-4-dehydrorhamnose 3,5-epimerase — its product is MRQLAIEGAWVHEPKVFPDSRGSFHEWFKEPDLAEAAGHGLRLAQANCSVSRRGTLRGIHFADVPPSQAKYVKCVRGAVLDVVVDIRVGSPTYKQWEAVRLDDVDHRSVYLSEGLGHALLALTDDATVIYLCSTGYAPQREHGIHPLDPELAIDWPAGLTPLLSEKDAAAPTLAEAEASGLLPSYADCVAYAAKLRG
- a CDS encoding class I SAM-dependent methyltransferase codes for the protein MNRHEFLRGLHRVYRPRNYLEIGVNDGRSLAISRVPSVAVDPAFKVVTSISCDVHLVKATSDDFFARKDPLLHLRPGRNPFRALARRDPLQMLGGDPKLELSFIDGMHLFEFALRDFMNVEKHARWNSVIVLDDMLPRNVDEAARDRHTREWTGDVYKVATVLRRFRPDLLVVEVDTAPTGVLAVFGADPGSTVLKEKYESILAEYVTADPQDVPDEVMTRKRAVAPQALLGADFWPGLVRARNLNRSRAAFTGLRRSIERVTG